The Paenibacillus sp. RUD330 genome has a segment encoding these proteins:
- a CDS encoding GlsB/YeaQ/YmgE family stress response membrane protein encodes MTWLWALIVGGIIGWLAGMLVGRDVPGGIIGNIIAGFVGAWLGSMLIGEWGPVVGGFYFIPALIGAIVLVAIVSLILGSMRRAS; translated from the coding sequence ATGACTTGGTTATGGGCACTGATTGTTGGAGGCATCATCGGCTGGCTGGCGGGCATGCTCGTGGGACGCGACGTTCCGGGAGGCATCATCGGAAACATCATTGCAGGTTTTGTCGGCGCATGGCTCGGTTCCATGCTGATCGGCGAGTGGGGTCCTGTCGTCGGAGGCTTCTACTTCATTCCGGCTTTGATCGGAGCTATCGTGCTTGTCGCGATCGTCAGCCTTATTCTTGGAAGCATGCGCAGAGCTTCTTGA
- a CDS encoding transglutaminase-like domain-containing protein yields the protein MKVIRSAFEGWFKGIVSAAAAAALIAAPLQASAAAEPAAAAVYAAGGAYAADSFEEAASIVYGVMKQSYGTSVTVDYAGDTSDLAKQLDKLFKQIGSKDDYMRFVLKKMSWSWTSTRYQAAITFKMEYWETAEQSEYVRKTAKEAVDSLLKPGMTDRQQVKSIHDWVIGRFAYDYSLSSHSAYDGLVKGGSTVCQGYALMTQRMLEAAGFDSRIVYGDSKGSKHVWNLVKLGDSWLHLDTTLDEGGAGKPGTAYLLVSDDVIGKDHSWVRSEYPAAKG from the coding sequence ATGAAGGTTATTCGCTCAGCATTCGAAGGATGGTTCAAAGGAATCGTATCCGCAGCCGCGGCAGCCGCATTGATCGCAGCTCCCCTGCAGGCGTCGGCAGCGGCGGAGCCTGCCGCAGCCGCCGTCTATGCCGCAGGAGGCGCCTACGCGGCCGATTCCTTCGAGGAAGCGGCATCCATCGTCTACGGCGTCATGAAGCAGTCGTACGGGACTTCCGTCACGGTCGACTATGCAGGCGACACCTCCGACTTGGCCAAGCAGCTGGACAAGCTGTTCAAGCAGATCGGAAGCAAGGACGACTACATGCGCTTTGTATTGAAGAAAATGAGCTGGAGCTGGACGAGCACCCGATACCAGGCCGCCATCACGTTCAAGATGGAGTATTGGGAAACCGCCGAGCAGAGCGAGTATGTCCGCAAAACGGCTAAGGAAGCCGTCGATTCGCTGCTGAAGCCGGGCATGACGGACAGGCAGCAGGTCAAGTCGATCCACGATTGGGTGATCGGCCGATTCGCCTATGATTATTCGCTCTCCAGCCATTCGGCTTACGACGGCTTGGTGAAGGGCGGGAGCACCGTCTGCCAGGGCTATGCTCTGATGACGCAGCGGATGCTGGAGGCGGCTGGATTCGACAGCCGGATCGTATACGGGGACTCCAAGGGATCCAAGCATGTATGGAATCTGGTCAAGCTGGGCGATTCGTGGCTCCACCTGGATACGACCCTTGACGAGGGCGGCGCCGGAAAGCCGGGAACGGCTTACCTGCTTGTGTCGGACGACGTCATCGGCAAGGATCACAGCTGGGTCCGTTCCGAGTATCCGGCGGCAAAAGGATGA
- a CDS encoding nitroreductase family protein, translated as MSIIPEQSKVQQPVIDFHTVIKERRSVRKYDASHKLTDEEIRELLSAAVLAPSGSNMQPWRFIVITDPELKQKLLPVAFNQEQIVASSAVIAVLVDLESYKTAPRIYGKAVDAGYMNQETADKLIGNMNKFYGGLSRDRVLHGALIDGGLVSQQLMLAARARGLDTVPMAGYNTEQFREMFGVSERYANVMLIAVGKAAEPGHPTVRLSVDEVTSWNEFHQ; from the coding sequence ATGTCCATCATTCCTGAGCAAAGCAAGGTCCAGCAGCCGGTCATCGATTTTCACACGGTCATCAAGGAACGCCGTTCCGTCCGCAAGTATGACGCATCCCATAAGCTGACGGACGAGGAAATCCGGGAGCTGCTGTCGGCAGCCGTGCTGGCGCCTTCGGGCAGCAACATGCAGCCATGGCGCTTCATCGTCATTACGGATCCGGAATTGAAGCAGAAGCTTCTTCCGGTAGCCTTCAACCAGGAGCAGATCGTGGCTTCCTCCGCCGTCATCGCCGTGCTTGTCGACCTGGAGTCCTACAAGACAGCGCCGCGGATCTACGGTAAGGCGGTAGACGCTGGTTACATGAACCAGGAGACAGCCGACAAGCTGATCGGCAACATGAACAAGTTCTACGGCGGTCTCAGCCGTGACCGCGTTCTGCATGGAGCCTTGATCGACGGCGGCCTGGTGTCCCAGCAGCTGATGCTGGCCGCCCGCGCAAGAGGACTGGATACGGTGCCGATGGCAGGCTACAATACGGAGCAGTTCCGCGAGATGTTCGGCGTGTCGGAGCGGTATGCGAACGTCATGCTGATCGCCGTCGGCAAGGCGGCCGAGCCGGGCCATCCGACCGTCCGCCTATCCGTGGACGAAGTGACCAGCTGGAACGAATTCCATCAATAA
- a CDS encoding DUF3243 domain-containing protein, which produces MAQEQEIKNGAEAYDKVKETIGNMDEGKKEQILASFGEFKSYLGNRIDLARRIGLDEEQLAVAAEKVADYLAKHEEPRNSEEKLLQELWKVGKDDERHKLAHMLVRLSQETNEPAIERS; this is translated from the coding sequence ATGGCACAAGAGCAGGAGATCAAGAACGGCGCGGAAGCCTACGACAAAGTCAAGGAAACGATCGGAAACATGGACGAGGGCAAAAAAGAACAGATTCTCGCCAGTTTCGGCGAATTCAAGAGCTATCTGGGCAACCGGATCGATCTGGCGAGGAGAATCGGCCTCGATGAAGAGCAGCTGGCGGTAGCCGCCGAGAAAGTCGCCGATTACCTGGCCAAGCACGAAGAGCCCCGCAACAGCGAGGAGAAGCTGCTGCAGGAGCTGTGGAAGGTCGGCAAGGACGATGAGCGCCACAAGCTTGCTCACATGCTGGTCCGCTTGAGCCAGGAAACGAATGAGCCTGCAATCGAGCGCTCCTAG
- a CDS encoding TerC family protein, whose protein sequence is MEFWVGLLELILINIVLSGDNAVVVAMASRKLPPEQQKKAILWGSVGAIALRVMLTFVAVKLLSIPYLQLAGAILLVYIAVQLLQTGDKGEEIKAGGSLGAAIRTIILADLVMSLDNVLAMAGAAQGNYLLIFIGLAMTVPLIIWASKLLVMIMDKYPIIVILGAALLGYTAGEMLLDDKAVGEKLSGLFAYADHIIPVAIAIAVLVAGRILNGRHSSAEPKPEAGDR, encoded by the coding sequence TTGGAATTTTGGGTTGGATTGTTGGAATTGATCCTGATCAATATCGTCCTGAGCGGAGACAACGCGGTCGTTGTAGCGATGGCAAGCCGCAAGCTGCCGCCGGAACAGCAAAAAAAGGCGATCCTGTGGGGCAGCGTCGGAGCCATCGCACTGCGGGTCATGCTGACGTTCGTGGCGGTGAAGCTGCTCTCGATCCCTTACCTGCAGCTGGCCGGTGCCATCCTGCTCGTATATATCGCCGTGCAGCTTCTCCAGACCGGAGACAAGGGAGAGGAAATCAAGGCAGGCGGCTCACTGGGCGCTGCGATCCGGACGATCATTCTCGCGGACCTCGTCATGAGCCTCGACAACGTGCTGGCCATGGCCGGCGCCGCGCAAGGCAACTACCTGCTCATCTTCATCGGCCTGGCCATGACGGTTCCCCTCATCATATGGGCAAGCAAGCTGCTCGTCATGATTATGGACAAGTATCCGATCATCGTCATTCTTGGAGCCGCGCTGCTCGGCTATACGGCAGGGGAGATGCTTCTGGACGACAAGGCGGTCGGGGAGAAGCTGTCCGGGCTGTTCGCTTATGCGGACCACATCATCCCGGTCGCCATCGCCATTGCCGTGCTGGTTGCCGGGCGCATCCTGAACGGCCGCCATTCATCGGCGGAACCGAAGCCGGAGGCGGGGGACCGTTGA
- a CDS encoding LysR family transcriptional regulator — MTLIKWRIIVLLEQLKKVTLVAQELGLKQPTVTFHMKSMEEEWGMPLFEIKTGRILLTDAGRRLHRYALKMLALQEEAAREMRLRGGSVKRLSLLADASCSSIMASFAAFALEPAGYGIEWLRIEEETVMHADIHIRERQENAEADWLPLPDADLRLAVSREWAQAAGIQAAQAALESGRPWIAPPAGSRLRSQILSWAAARGLDLEEGHTVPDAGIAASLAAAGLGMAVVPVFSDSRLAEASSSVLPDPSRMLLLPMNGILPYQLELKLGARLPSEARLALSSWLQSPTE, encoded by the coding sequence ATGACGTTGATCAAATGGAGAATCATCGTGCTCCTTGAACAACTGAAAAAAGTCACCTTGGTCGCTCAGGAACTGGGCCTGAAGCAGCCTACGGTGACCTTTCATATGAAGTCGATGGAGGAAGAATGGGGAATGCCTCTGTTCGAAATAAAGACAGGCCGGATCCTTCTGACGGACGCAGGCCGCAGGCTTCACCGGTACGCGCTGAAGATGCTGGCGCTGCAGGAGGAGGCCGCTCGCGAGATGAGGCTCCGGGGAGGCAGCGTGAAGCGCTTGTCCCTGCTCGCGGACGCTTCTTGCAGCAGCATCATGGCGTCATTCGCCGCGTTCGCGCTGGAGCCGGCCGGGTACGGAATCGAATGGCTCCGGATCGAAGAAGAAACCGTCATGCATGCCGATATCCATATTCGGGAGCGGCAGGAAAACGCTGAAGCGGACTGGCTGCCCCTTCCCGATGCCGACCTGAGACTTGCCGTCTCCCGTGAATGGGCCCAGGCAGCAGGAATCCAAGCCGCGCAGGCCGCCCTGGAATCGGGCAGGCCCTGGATCGCGCCGCCGGCCGGCAGCAGGCTGCGGAGCCAAATCTTGTCCTGGGCGGCAGCTAGGGGACTGGATCTGGAAGAGGGGCATACGGTGCCGGATGCCGGCATCGCGGCTTCGCTCGCGGCAGCCGGGCTTGGCATGGCTGTCGTGCCTGTATTTTCGGATTCCCGCCTCGCCGAAGCGTCGTCAAGCGTCCTGCCGGATCCGAGCCGAATGCTGCTGCTGCCGATGAACGGCATTCTGCCCTATCAGCTTGAACTCAAGCTAGGCGCCAGACTTCCATCCGAAGCGCGGCTCGCGCTATCCTCCTGGCTGCAGAGCCCGACGGAATAA
- a CDS encoding phosphate ABC transporter substrate-binding protein PstS family protein gives MKKTMLVLMTMVLALTLAACGSKANDNGTNNAAGGSELSGSILAAGSTAMQPLVEQVSKKFMADSKYSSITVQVQGGGSGTGLTQVSEGQADIGNSDIFAGEKFKDADAAKAQELVDHQVAVVAMATVVNKEVGIDNLTKQQLVDIFTGKITNWKDAGGKDEKIVIVNRPSSSGTRKTFEKYALGTASEDLPGNIQEDSSGTVKKLVGETPGAIGYLALSYLDDSVKTIKLDGVDATADNVKSGSYPVWAYEHMYTKGEPNEIVKAFIDYMLSDDVQKTDITDLGYISIHEMQVKRDEAGNITK, from the coding sequence ATGAAGAAAACGATGTTGGTCCTGATGACGATGGTGCTTGCGCTGACGCTGGCAGCCTGCGGAAGCAAAGCAAACGACAACGGCACGAACAATGCAGCAGGCGGCTCCGAGCTCAGCGGTTCCATCCTGGCAGCAGGCTCGACGGCTATGCAGCCGCTGGTTGAGCAGGTGTCCAAGAAATTCATGGCCGACTCCAAATATTCCAGCATCACCGTTCAAGTCCAAGGCGGCGGCAGCGGCACCGGCCTGACGCAAGTATCCGAAGGTCAAGCCGATATCGGCAACTCCGACATCTTCGCCGGCGAGAAATTCAAAGATGCCGATGCGGCGAAAGCTCAAGAGCTGGTTGACCATCAAGTCGCAGTCGTAGCCATGGCAACGGTCGTGAACAAGGAAGTCGGCATCGACAACCTGACGAAGCAGCAGCTGGTCGATATCTTCACCGGCAAGATCACGAACTGGAAAGACGCTGGCGGCAAAGACGAGAAAATCGTCATCGTCAACCGTCCATCCAGCTCCGGAACGCGCAAGACATTCGAGAAATACGCTCTTGGAACGGCATCCGAAGACCTTCCCGGCAACATTCAAGAAGATTCCTCCGGCACAGTCAAGAAGCTTGTCGGCGAAACTCCTGGAGCCATCGGCTACCTGGCTCTCTCCTACCTGGACGATTCCGTCAAAACGATCAAGCTTGACGGCGTAGACGCTACGGCCGACAACGTGAAATCCGGTTCTTACCCGGTATGGGCTTACGAGCACATGTACACGAAAGGCGAGCCTAACGAAATCGTGAAAGCTTTCATCGACTACATGCTGAGCGACGACGTTCAAAAAACCGACATCACGGATCTGGGCTACATCTCGATCCACGAGATGCAAGTAAAACGTGACGAAGCAGGCAATATTACGAAATAA
- the pstC gene encoding phosphate ABC transporter permease subunit PstC gives MNAMRQPSPGGPGDAKPAAAPAEGKPDSAGAKKGGPSAGNPARPKRSRRSRTASEWQGKAYTLICVAILIITIFSMVFFVASKGLATFFKNGVSISEFLTGIKWSPDGEPPSFGALPFITGSFATSILAACIAAPLSFCAAVFMTELMPKFGKRFMQPVIELLAGIPSVVYGFVGLSVVVPFLRSIFPGQGLGIAAGAIVLSIMILPTITSIATDSLSNLPRGLKEGSYALGATRWQTISRSILPAVLPSMLTGVVLGIARAFGEALAVQMVIGNSPHIPRSLFESASTLTSVITLSMGNTVKDTVQNNVLWSLALVLLVMTFVFVGIVRLLERRARR, from the coding sequence ATGAACGCCATGAGACAACCTTCCCCGGGCGGCCCCGGAGACGCAAAGCCTGCAGCAGCGCCAGCCGAAGGCAAGCCTGATTCCGCCGGAGCCAAGAAGGGGGGGCCTTCCGCCGGCAATCCAGCTCGGCCGAAGCGTTCCAGACGCAGCCGCACGGCGAGCGAATGGCAGGGCAAGGCCTATACCCTTATTTGCGTAGCCATACTTATTATCACGATTTTTTCGATGGTCTTTTTCGTCGCATCCAAAGGGCTTGCCACCTTCTTCAAAAACGGGGTCAGCATATCGGAGTTCCTGACCGGCATCAAGTGGTCGCCGGACGGCGAGCCTCCGTCTTTTGGCGCGCTTCCGTTCATCACGGGATCGTTCGCGACTTCCATCCTTGCGGCCTGCATCGCGGCGCCGCTCAGCTTCTGCGCGGCCGTCTTCATGACGGAGCTGATGCCGAAGTTCGGCAAACGCTTCATGCAGCCGGTCATCGAGCTGCTCGCCGGCATTCCTTCGGTCGTGTACGGCTTTGTCGGCCTCAGCGTCGTCGTGCCGTTCCTGCGCTCGATCTTTCCCGGACAGGGACTCGGCATCGCCGCGGGCGCAATCGTCCTCTCGATCATGATCCTTCCGACGATCACTTCGATCGCCACGGACTCCTTGTCCAACCTGCCGCGCGGCCTCAAGGAAGGCAGCTATGCGCTCGGAGCCACCCGCTGGCAGACGATTTCCCGCAGCATATTGCCCGCTGTGCTTCCATCGATGCTGACCGGCGTCGTGCTCGGCATCGCCCGCGCGTTCGGCGAGGCGCTTGCCGTTCAGATGGTCATCGGCAACTCGCCGCATATTCCCAGATCCCTGTTCGAATCGGCTTCCACGCTGACGAGCGTCATTACGCTGAGCATGGGCAACACGGTCAAAGACACCGTGCAGAATAACGTTCTTTGGAGCCTGGCTCTCGTCCTGCTCGTCATGACGTTTGTATTTGTCGGCATTGTACGCCTTCTGGAGAGGAGAGCACGCAGATGA
- the pstA gene encoding phosphate ABC transporter permease PstA, with the protein MSNKTADRIATAVFYFFAFLIIAVLASLIGFILYRGLGQISWHFLTSPPETFKTGGGIGPQLFNSLFLLVLTMIITVPLGIGAGIYMAEYSRPGRFTDFIRLVVEVLSSFPSIVVGLFGLLVFVQYFDLKFSLLAGALALTVFNLPLMVRITEQGIRGVPREQKEAGLALGLTRWHTITKVLLPVSLPTILTGTILAAGRVFGEAAALLFTAGMSSPRLDFTDWNPFSPVSPLNPMRPAETLAVHIWKINSEGVAPDAAQIAAGASAVLILTVLLFNLGSRWLGRFLYRKLTASR; encoded by the coding sequence ATGTCCAACAAAACGGCCGACCGCATCGCGACCGCCGTATTCTATTTCTTCGCTTTCCTGATCATCGCCGTCCTGGCTTCGCTGATCGGATTCATCCTGTACCGGGGCCTCGGACAGATCAGCTGGCATTTCCTGACCTCTCCTCCAGAGACGTTCAAGACGGGAGGCGGCATCGGGCCGCAGCTCTTCAACTCCTTGTTCCTGCTTGTTCTGACCATGATCATAACGGTTCCCCTCGGCATCGGAGCCGGCATCTATATGGCGGAATATTCGCGTCCGGGACGGTTCACGGACTTCATCCGCCTCGTTGTCGAAGTGCTCTCTTCCTTCCCTTCCATTGTCGTCGGCCTGTTCGGCCTGCTCGTGTTCGTGCAGTATTTCGACCTTAAGTTCTCGCTGCTCGCAGGAGCGCTGGCTCTGACGGTGTTCAACCTGCCGCTCATGGTGAGGATCACCGAGCAAGGCATCCGCGGAGTGCCGCGTGAACAGAAGGAAGCCGGGCTTGCGCTCGGCCTGACCCGCTGGCATACGATCACCAAGGTGCTGCTGCCGGTATCGCTGCCGACGATTCTGACCGGCACCATCCTCGCTGCAGGCCGCGTCTTCGGCGAAGCGGCGGCGCTGCTGTTTACGGCGGGCATGAGCTCTCCGCGCCTGGACTTCACGGACTGGAATCCGTTCAGTCCGGTATCGCCTCTCAATCCGATGAGGCCTGCCGAGACGCTGGCCGTCCACATCTGGAAGATCAACAGCGAAGGCGTCGCGCCCGACGCGGCGCAGATCGCCGCCGGCGCATCGGCGGTGCTCATCCTGACCGTGCTGCTGTTCAACCTCGGGTCGCGCTGGCTGGGCCGCTTCCTATACCGCAAGCTGACCGCATCTCGTTAA
- the pstB gene encoding phosphate ABC transporter ATP-binding protein PstB yields the protein MALSTQSAPGARAEEHAGTDALSADNLSVFYGEKEAVKKVSLRFAKGSVNALIGPSGCGKSTFLRSLNRMNDTIPDARMTGSIWFDGADINAPGTDVVSLRQRIGMVWQKPNPFYKSIYENIAFGPRYHGVKKKRELDEIVESCLRRTALWEETKDRLNQSALSLSGGQQQRLCIARTLSVEPEVLLMDEPASALDPVSTSKIEELISELKQEYCIVIVTHNMAQAARVSDKTAFFYMGNLIEHNDTNIIFTNPENKQTDDYISGRFG from the coding sequence ATGGCATTGTCTACACAGTCGGCCCCCGGGGCCCGTGCAGAGGAACACGCCGGGACGGATGCGCTTAGCGCGGATAACCTGAGCGTATTTTACGGGGAAAAGGAAGCGGTGAAGAAGGTCAGCCTGCGCTTCGCCAAGGGAAGCGTCAACGCCTTGATCGGTCCTTCCGGCTGCGGCAAGTCGACGTTCCTGCGCAGCCTGAACCGGATGAACGACACCATTCCCGATGCCCGCATGACCGGGAGCATCTGGTTCGACGGAGCGGACATCAATGCTCCTGGCACCGATGTCGTCTCCCTGAGGCAGCGGATCGGAATGGTCTGGCAGAAGCCGAATCCGTTCTACAAGTCGATCTACGAGAACATCGCCTTCGGTCCGCGCTATCATGGCGTGAAGAAGAAGCGGGAGCTGGACGAGATCGTGGAATCCTGCCTGCGCCGTACGGCTCTGTGGGAGGAGACGAAGGATCGCCTCAACCAGTCCGCGCTGTCGCTGTCCGGCGGCCAGCAGCAGCGCCTGTGCATCGCCCGCACGCTGTCGGTCGAGCCGGAAGTGCTGCTGATGGACGAGCCGGCATCGGCGCTGGATCCCGTCTCCACGTCCAAGATCGAAGAGCTGATCTCGGAGCTGAAGCAGGAATACTGCATCGTCATCGTCACGCACAACATGGCGCAAGCCGCCCGTGTGTCGGACAAGACCGCATTCTTTTATATGGGCAACCTGATCGAGCACAACGATACGAACATCATTTTCACGAATCCGGAAAACAAGCAGACCGACGATTACATCTCGGGCCGCTTCGGCTAA
- the pstB gene encoding phosphate ABC transporter ATP-binding protein PstB: MNQVMEIDRLNLHYGDFHALKEINLGIPEKTVTAFIGPSGCGKSTFLRTLNRMNDLVPGVQIGGSVKLDGQDIYGADTDVEVLRKRVGMVFQQPNPFPKSIFDNVAYGPRLHGIRDKSRLNDIVERSLRGASLWEEVKDLLGKSALSLSGGQQQRLCIARALAVEPEVLLMDEATSALDPISTLKIEELVRELKKEYTIVMVTHNMHQAARVSDRTVFFLNGELVEAEETEKLFSNPTDARTEDYITGRFG, translated from the coding sequence ATGAACCAGGTAATGGAGATCGACCGTCTTAATTTGCATTATGGAGACTTTCACGCCCTGAAGGAGATCAATCTCGGCATTCCCGAAAAAACCGTGACGGCCTTCATCGGACCGTCCGGCTGCGGCAAGTCCACCTTCCTCCGCACGCTGAACCGGATGAACGACCTCGTGCCGGGCGTTCAGATCGGCGGCAGCGTCAAGCTGGACGGACAGGATATCTACGGCGCGGACACCGACGTGGAAGTGCTCCGCAAGCGTGTCGGCATGGTGTTCCAGCAGCCCAATCCTTTTCCCAAATCGATCTTCGACAATGTCGCCTACGGTCCGCGCCTGCACGGCATCCGGGACAAATCCCGCCTGAACGACATCGTCGAGCGCAGCCTGCGCGGCGCCTCCCTCTGGGAGGAAGTGAAGGATCTGCTCGGCAAGTCCGCGCTGAGCCTCTCGGGCGGCCAGCAACAGCGGCTGTGCATCGCGCGCGCGCTGGCCGTGGAGCCGGAGGTGCTGCTCATGGACGAGGCCACATCCGCTCTGGACCCGATCTCGACGCTCAAGATCGAGGAGCTCGTCCGCGAGCTCAAGAAAGAGTACACGATCGTCATGGTGACGCACAACATGCATCAGGCGGCCAGGGTTTCCGACCGCACGGTATTTTTCCTCAACGGAGAGCTTGTGGAGGCGGAAGAGACGGAGAAGCTGTTCTCCAATCCTACGGATGCGCGGACGGAAGACTATATTACAGGGCGATTCGGTTAA
- the phoU gene encoding phosphate signaling complex protein PhoU, producing the protein MIKRKELDEGLDQLKAMLVEMGDHVESALTKSMHSLIHINAKEAAQIIQEDPELNRLEEKITELGSKLIATQQPVAKDLRRILVAFRISGDLERMGDLSVDIAKVVMRLDGQELIKPLIDLPRMAETVQTMIFESIQSYVQENVDLAYKMAKDDDIVDALYSQIIREMFTIMVENPRTINQAMLLSFVGRYIERIADHATNIGESVTYLVTGKRPDLNV; encoded by the coding sequence GTGATCAAACGCAAGGAGCTTGACGAAGGACTGGATCAATTGAAGGCCATGCTGGTCGAAATGGGAGACCATGTCGAATCGGCGCTGACCAAATCCATGCATTCCCTCATCCATATCAATGCCAAGGAAGCCGCTCAGATCATCCAGGAGGATCCGGAGCTGAACCGCCTGGAGGAGAAGATCACCGAGCTCGGCTCCAAGCTGATCGCGACGCAGCAGCCGGTCGCCAAGGACCTGCGCCGCATTCTCGTGGCGTTCCGGATCTCGGGAGACCTGGAGCGGATGGGCGATCTGTCCGTCGACATCGCCAAGGTCGTCATGCGTCTGGACGGCCAAGAACTGATCAAGCCGCTGATCGACCTGCCGCGCATGGCGGAGACCGTGCAGACGATGATCTTCGAATCCATCCAGTCCTACGTGCAGGAGAATGTGGATCTGGCCTACAAGATGGCCAAGGACGACGACATCGTCGATGCCCTCTATTCCCAGATCATCCGGGAGATGTTCACGATCATGGTCGAGAATCCCCGTACGATCAACCAAGCGATGCTGCTCAGCTTCGTCGGCCGCTATATCGAGCGAATCGCCGACCATGCGACGAACATCGGCGAGAGCGTCACTTACCTCGTCACAGGCAAGCGCCCGGATTTGAACGTATGA
- a CDS encoding aldehyde dehydrogenase family protein yields MDSATEAEIKTVFRLQKQNRHSMRDTSAEQRIARLIRFKEAILARQDQLIEAIRTDVRKPRSEVERVEVTGTVASIDHMIAHLKEWMKPETVPSALNPKARGQLVYEPKGVCLILGPWNYPFLLTAVPLATAIAAGNCAMVKLSDFTPETSRAAASIIREAFDEKEAAVFEGEVEVATELLEQPFDHIFFTGSTPVGKIVMTAAAKHLASVTLELGGKSPTLLGPGCDVKDAARKIARGKFMNAGQTCIAPDYMLVQAGQQDEFAAALEAVVRSGYADGQGVLDKRKLAQIVNKRNFDRIKSLYDDAVAKGAETVFGGQFDEDDRTVHPTVLKNVSADMKIMQEEIFGPILPILTYGAIEEAIHVVNERDKPLALYVFSDDKELVDKVLQGTTSGNVAVNDVVVHFSEPNLPFGGVNQSGIGSYHGIYGFREFSHRKGIYFQA; encoded by the coding sequence ATGGATTCCGCTACGGAAGCAGAGATCAAGACCGTGTTCCGCTTGCAGAAACAGAACAGGCACTCCATGCGGGATACTTCCGCCGAGCAGCGCATCGCCAGGCTGATCCGGTTCAAGGAGGCGATCCTGGCCCGCCAGGACCAGCTGATCGAGGCGATCCGAACCGATGTGCGCAAGCCCCGTTCGGAGGTGGAGCGGGTGGAGGTGACGGGGACGGTCGCTTCCATCGACCATATGATCGCTCATCTGAAGGAATGGATGAAGCCGGAGACGGTTCCTTCGGCGCTCAATCCCAAAGCGCGGGGACAGCTCGTCTACGAGCCCAAAGGGGTATGTCTCATCCTCGGCCCATGGAATTACCCGTTCCTGCTGACAGCCGTGCCGCTTGCCACGGCGATCGCCGCCGGCAACTGCGCGATGGTGAAGCTGTCCGATTTCACCCCTGAGACGAGCCGCGCCGCCGCATCGATTATCCGCGAGGCGTTCGACGAGAAGGAAGCCGCGGTTTTTGAAGGCGAGGTCGAGGTCGCTACCGAGCTGCTGGAGCAGCCGTTCGACCATATTTTCTTCACCGGCAGCACGCCCGTCGGGAAGATCGTCATGACGGCGGCGGCCAAGCATCTGGCTTCCGTCACTCTGGAGCTGGGAGGCAAAAGCCCGACCCTGCTCGGACCCGGCTGCGATGTGAAGGATGCGGCGAGGAAAATCGCCCGCGGGAAATTCATGAACGCGGGCCAAACCTGCATCGCTCCTGATTACATGCTTGTCCAAGCCGGCCAGCAGGACGAGTTCGCCGCAGCGCTGGAAGCCGTCGTCCGGTCCGGTTATGCCGACGGTCAAGGCGTCCTGGACAAGCGGAAGCTCGCCCAGATCGTCAACAAGCGCAACTTCGACCGCATCAAATCCCTCTACGACGACGCTGTCGCCAAGGGAGCGGAGACGGTGTTCGGCGGCCAGTTCGACGAGGATGACCGTACCGTCCATCCGACGGTTCTCAAAAACGTGAGCGCGGACATGAAGATCATGCAAGAGGAGATTTTCGGTCCGATCCTGCCGATCCTGACCTATGGAGCCATCGAGGAAGCCATACATGTTGTCAACGAGCGGGACAAGCCGCTGGCGTTGTATGTATTCAGCGACGACAAGGAGCTGGTCGACAAGGTGCTGCAAGGCACGACCTCCGGCAATGTCGCGGTCAACGACGTCGTTGTCCACTTCAGCGAGCCGAATCTGCCGTTCGGCGGCGTGAACCAGAGCGGCATCGGCTCCTATCACGGGATCTACGGCTTCCGCGAGTTCTCGCATCGGAAAGGCATCTATTTCCAGGCTTGA